In one Musa acuminata AAA Group cultivar baxijiao chromosome BXJ2-5, Cavendish_Baxijiao_AAA, whole genome shotgun sequence genomic region, the following are encoded:
- the LOC103985448 gene encoding probable small nuclear ribonucleoprotein G gives MSRSGQPPDLKKYMDKKLQIKLNANRVVVGTLRGFDQFMNLVVDNTVEVNGNEQNDIGMVVIRGNSVAMIEALEPVART, from the exons ATGAGCCGATCGGGCCAACCCCCGGATCTCAAGAA GTACATGGACAAGAAGCTACAGA TAAAACTGAATGCAAACCGGGTCGTTGTGGGTACTCTCCGCGGATTTGACCAATTTATGAATCTTGTTGTTGACAACACAGTGGAGGTGAATGGCAATGAGCAAAATGATATTGGCATGGTG GTTATTCGAGGAAACAGTGTGGCCATGATTGAAGCTCTTGAACCAGTCGCCAGAACGTAA
- the LOC135611857 gene encoding uncharacterized protein LOC135611857, which translates to MGTLVGHVAPGFGFLVIGLWHLFNHIKLYRTHPNSYISHPWFCAPKLKHLELYLIILGSIASISMELIIGPEAHQPFDADGTIPSNHLHNFEHASISLSLLIYALFAIALDRTRPRPRLHGEMTMLLAAAAFAQQLLMFHLHSADHMGVEGQYHQLLQAVIAVSLATTLLGVALPRSFPVSFVRSASIAFQGVWFVVMGIMLWTPSLIPKGCFMNREEGHRVVRCRSDEALHRAKSLVNLQFSWYMAATAVFSMLLYLFLSHSYTEEPQYLPLVVNDGAQEEEEDLESQKTLTESDSFVPMGKGFRPLELER; encoded by the coding sequence ATGGGGACCTTGGTAGGTCATGTGGCACCTGGCTTTGGCTTTCTGGTGATTGGGTTATGGCACCTCTTCAACCACATCAAGCTCTACCGCACGCACCCCAACTCCTACATCTCCCACCCATGGTTCTGCGCCCCCAAGCTCAAGCACCTTGAGCTCTACCTCATCATACTCGGCAGCATCGCCTCCATCTCCATGGAGCTGATCATCGGCCCCGAGGCTCACCAGCCCTTCGACGCCGACGGCACCATCCCCTCCAACCACCTGCACAACTTCGAGCACGCTTCCATTTCCCTCTCCCTCCTCATCTACGCCTTGTTCGCCATCGCCCTCGACCGCACCCGCCCCCGCCCGAGGCTCCACGGCGAGATGACCATGCTCCTGGCCGCAGCCGCCTTCGCGCAGCAGCTGCTCATGTTCCACCTCCACTCCGCCGACCACATGGGCGTCGAAGGCCAGTACCACCAGCTGCTGCAGGCCGTCATCGCCGTGTCGCTCGCCACCACCCTCCTCGGCGTCGCCCTGCCGCGGAGCTTCCCCGTGAGCTTCGTCCGGTCGGCCAGCATCGCCTTCCAGGGCGTGTGGTTCGTCGTCATGGGCATCATGCTCTGGACGCCCAGCCTCATCCCCAAGGGCTGCTTCATGAACCGGGAGGAGGGGCACAGGGTCGTCCGCTGCCGCAGCGACGAGGCGCTCCACCGAGCCAAGTCCCTCGTCAACCTCCAGTTCAGCTGGTACATGGCGGCCACCGCAGTGTTCTCCATGCTGCTCTACCTCTTCCTATCGCACTCCTACACCGAGGAGCCGCAGTACCTGCCTCTGGTGGTCAACGACGGAGctcaagaggaggaggaagacttgGAGTCACAGAAGACGCTGACCGAGTCCGACAGCTTTGTTCCTATGGGGAAAGGGTTTAGGCCATTGGAGCTTGAGAGGTAG
- the LOC135611860 gene encoding alpha-galactosidase 1-like: MIAVVMLCSQYLISVEARSIVERRNLLANGLGMTPPMGWNTWNHFYCDINETIIRESADALVSTGLAKLGYRYVNIDDCWAEHDRDSTGYMVPKRLTFPSGIKALADYVHGKGLKLGIYSDAGHQTCSQTMPGSLGHEQKDAETFASWGIDYLKYDNCNNDDLKPMKRYPEMTRALMRTGKPIFVSLCEWGDMHPALWADKLGNSWRTTFDINDSWESMVSRADQNEVYAEHARPGGWNDPDMLEVGNGGMSNDEYIVHFSLWAASKAPLIIGCDVRSMTKETLAILGNEEVIAVNQDPLGVQAKKVRMYGDSEVWAGPLSGYRTVVVLLNRSPEFRTITAQWDDIGLPPNTVVEVRDLWKHATLEKRFVNELRADVHHHACKMFLLTPLTLSEEDEPKV, translated from the exons ATGATTGCGGTGGTGATGTTGTGTAGCCAATATTTGATTAGCGTCGAAGCAAGATCGATCGTCGAGCGTCGGAATCTACTCGCGAATGGGCTTGGGATGACTCCTCCCATggg TTGGAACACTTGGAATCACTTTTATTGCGATATCAACGAGACTATAATTAGAGAATCAG CGGATGCATTGGTGTCTACTGGGCTTGCTAAACTTGGATATCGATATGTCAACATAG ATGATTGTTGGGCTGAGCATGATCGCGATTCAACG GGTTATATGGTGCCAAAAAGGTTGACGTTTCCATCAGGAATCAAAGCTCTCGCGGATTATGTTCATGGCAAGGGGCTTAAACTTGGTATTTACTCGGACGCAGG GCACCAAACATGCAGCCAGACGATGCCAGGTTCGCTTGGTCATGAGCAGAAAGATGCTGAAACTTTTGCTTCATGG GGCATTGATTACCTCAAGTATGACAACTGtaacaatgatgatttgaaaccGATGAAGCG GTATCCTGAGATGACTCGAGCTCTGATGAGAACAGGCAAACCAATTTTTGTCTCTCTATGTGAatg GGGAGACATGCACCCGGCTCTTTGGGCTGACAAGTTGGGGAATAGTTGGAGAACAACTTTCGACATTAACGATTCATGGGAAAG TATGGTCTCGAGGGCAGATCAGAATGAAGTTTACGCTGAGCATGCAAGGCCCGGCGGTTGGAATG ATCCAGACATGCTCGAAGTTGGAAATGGTGGTATGAGTAACGATGAGTACATCGTGCATTTCAGCCTTTGGGCTGCTTCCAAG GCTCCTCTTATTATCGGTTGTGATGTAAGGAGCATGACCAAGGAAACCTTGGCTATCCTTGGCAACGAGGAAGTGATTGCTGTAAACCAAG ATCCTCTTGGTGTTCAAGCTAAGAAAGTGCGAATGTATGGAGATTCCGAG GTTTGGGCAGGACCTCTCTCTGGATACAGAACTGTAGTCGTTCTATTGAACCGTTCCCCTGAATTCAGAACCATCACAGCCCAATGGGATGACATCGGTCTTCCACCAAACACGGTTGTGGAAGTCAGAGATCTTTGGAAG CATGCGACACTAGAGAAGAGGTTTGTGAACGAACTGAGAGCCGACGTGCACCATCATGCCTGCAAGATGTTCCTGTTGACGCCTCTTACACTATCAGAAGAGGATGAACCGAAAGTCTAG
- the LOC103985449 gene encoding small ribosomal subunit protein uS3x, which produces MATQMSKKRKFVADGVFFAELNEVLTRELAEDGYSGVEVRVTPMRTEIIIRATRTQNVLGEKGRRIRELTSVVQKRFNFPENGVELYAEKVNNRGLCAIAQAESLRYKLLGGLAVRRACYGVLRFVMESGAKGCEVIVSGKLRAQRAKSMKFKDGYMISSGQPVNEYIDSAVRHVLLRQGVLGIKVKIMLDWDPKGKQGPTTPLPDLVTIHPPKDEEEYVKPAVLVAPEVPVA; this is translated from the exons ATGGCGACCCAGATGAGTAAGAAGCGAAAG TTTGTAGCGGATGGGGTGTTCTTCGCTGAATTGAACGAGGTCCTTACGAGGGAGCTCGCGGAGGATGGCTACTCTGGCGTGGAGGTCAGGGTCACGCCCATGCGTACCGAGATCATCATCCGGGCGACCCGCACCCAGAACGTACTCG GTGAGAAGGGAAGGAGGATTAGGGAGTTGACGTCGGTGGTGCAGAAAAGATTCAACTTTCCGGAGAACGGCGTCGAGCTCTACGCGGAGAAGGTGAACAATAGGGGGCTCTGTGCCATTGCTCAGGCTGAATCGCTCCGTTACAAGCTTCTTGGCGGCCTTGCTGTTCGGAG GGCTTGTTATGGTGTATTGAGGTTTGTCATGGAGAGTGGTGCCAAGGGATGTGAG gtAATTGTGAGTGGAAAGCTCAGGGCTCAGCGTGCTAAGTCTATGAAGTTCAAGGATGGATACATGATATCTTCTGGTCAGCCAGTTAATGAATATATTGACTCAGCAGTGAGGCATGTTCTACTAAGACAG GGTGTTCTTGGAATCAAGGTCAAAATCATGCTGGATTGGGATCCAAAGGGAAAGCAGGGTCCTACAACACCCCTTCCAGATCTCGTCACGATTCATCCGCCAAAAGATGAAGAAGAATATGTCAAGCCAGCAGTACTGGTGGCTCCAGAGGTACCAGTGGCATGA
- the LOC135611859 gene encoding uncharacterized protein LOC135611859, producing MSYPPPPPTTPSPSPSSSDPTPDHDTPPAVGLAKAADEGAESKMGSGDEVAQVEEEEEEEECGFCLFMKGGGCKDAFVAWEKCVEDAEKRGDDIVDKCAEVTALLKKCMDAHADYYEPVLRAEQAMVEAAADAAASANPEPEEVKRGNDS from the coding sequence ATGtcctatcctcctcctcctcccacaaCCCCTTCAccatctccctcctcctccgATCCCACACCGGATCATGACACCCCGCCCGCCGTCGGCCTGGCGAAGGCGGCGGACGAGGGAGCAGAGTCGAAGATGGGATCAGGAGACGAAGTAGCCCaagtggaagaggaggaggaggaggaggagtgcgGCTTCTGCCTCTTTATGAAGGGGGGCGGCTGCAAGGACGCCTTCGTCGCGTGGGAGAAGTGCGTGGAGGACGCCGAGAAGCGCGGCGATGACATTGTGGACAAGTGCGCCGAGGTCACCGCCCTCCTTAAGAAGTGCATGGACGCTCACGCGGACTATTACGAGCCCGTGCTCCGCGCCGAGCAAGCCATGGTCGAGGCCGCGGCTGACGCGGCCGCCTCCGCTAACCCTGAACCGGAGGAGGTAAAGAGAGGGAACGATTCTTGA
- the LOC135611858 gene encoding signal peptidase complex subunit 2-like, with translation MASSGAAKNPKKANLVDHYSIKHLLDESVTEVVKSQGYAEDVRLSNVRLLIGSIIIAIALLAQFYPKKFPENRDFLVTCIGLYVVFNGLLQCISYTKEKNAFLFTYPPPGSFNSTGLIVSSKLPRFSDMYTLTIASADPKSISANKPVVLTKSVTKWFTKDGLLVEGLFWKDVERLMDDYNGDRKNK, from the exons ATGGCGAGCAGCGGCGCGGCGAAGAATCCTAAGAAGGCAAACCTCGTCGATCACTACTCCATCAAGCATCTCCTCGACGAATCGGTCACCGAG GTCGTCAAGAGTCAGGGTTACGCGGAGGACGTGAGGTTGAGCAACGTGAGGCTGCTGATCGGATCCATCATCATCGCCATCGCGCTTCTTGCGCAGTTCTACCCCAAGAAATTCCCTGAAAATAGGGACTTCCTTGTTACTTGCATCGGATT GTATGTAGTGTTTAATGGCCTGTTGCAGTGCATCAGCTATACGAAGGAGAAGAACGCGTTCCTTTTCACTTATCCTCCTCCT GGATCTTTCAATAGCACTGGATTGATCGTGTCCTCTAAGCTGCCAAGGTTCTCTGACATGTACACTCTAACAATAGCTAGTGCTGATCCAAAGTCCATCTCTGCTAATAAACCAGTAGTTCTGACAAAGAGTGTTACAAAATG GTTCACCAAGGATGGTCTTCTCGTTGAAGGTCTCTTCTGGAAGGATGTGGAGAGATTGATGGATGATTACAATGGGGATCGGAAGAACAAATAA